CATGGCAGTCAAAGTCGGCATCAACGGATTCGGGCGCATCGGGCGCAACATCCTGCGCACGGCGCTGGGCGACGCCGAGATAGATTTCGTCGCGGTCAACGACATCACGGACACGAAGACGCTCGCGCACCTCCTGAAGTACGACTCCGTGCTCGGCAACCTCGAAGATGAGGTCGTGGCGACCGAGACGGGAATCCGCGTCGGCTCGGACGAGTTCCGCGTCTTCTCGGAGAAGGACCCGGCGCTCATCCCGTGGGAGGAGGCCGGCGCGGAGGTCGTCATCGAGTCGACGGGGCGCTTCACCAACCGCGAGGACGCGGCCAAGCACCTGCGCGGCACCGTCAAGAAGGTCATCATCAGCGCGCCCGCCAAGAACGAGGACATCACCATCGTCCTCGGCGTCAACGAGAACTCGTACGACCCGGCGGCGCACCACGTCATCTCGAACGCCTCCTGCACGACGAACTGCCTCGCGCCGATGGCCAAGGCCATCCACGACGAGTTCGGCATCGTCAAGGGCCTCATGACGACGATCCACGCCTACACCCAGGACCAGAACCTGCAGGACGCCCCGCACAAGGACCTGCGCCGGGCCCGGGCCGCCACCCTCAGCATCATCCCGACCTCCACGGGCGCGGCCAAGGCGATCGGCCTGGTGCTGCCGGAGCTGAAGGGCAAGCTCGACGGCTACGCGATGCGGGTGCCGGTGCCGACCGGCTCGGTCACCGACCTGACCGTGACGCTGTCGCGCGAGACCACCGTGGACGAGGTCAAGGCCGCGTACAAGGCCGCCGCCGACGGCCCGCTGAAGGGCTACCTGGTCTACACCGAGGACCCGATCGTGTCCGCCGACATCGTCACCGACCCGGCGTCCTGCATCTTCGACGCCACCCTGACCAAGGTGATCGGCGACCAGGTGAAGGTGGTCGGCTGGTATGACAACGAGTGGGGCTACTCCAACCGGCTGGTCGACCTGATCGGCTACGTCGGCGCCAGCCTGTAAGACCGGCCGAGCCCGACCAAGCCGACCGAGCAGGATCAAGGCCGACCAGACCTGCCGAGCAGGACCCAGACCGACCAGCAAGGGACCGCCGAGACCGGGGGAGTAGAGCTGTATGCGCACGGTGGACGATCTGATCAAGGTCGGGGTGGCCGGGCGACGCGTCCTGGTTCGCTGTGACCTGAACGTGCCGCTGTCCAAGGACGATCCGCCGGTCGTCACCGACGACGGCCGGATCCGAGCATCGCTGCCGGTGCTGGTGAAGCTGCTCAACCGCGGCGCCCGGGTGATCGTGGTGGCGCACCTGGGCCGGCCGAAGGGCGCCCCCGAGGACAGGTACTCGCTGCGCCCGGTTGCCGACCGGCTGGCGGCGCTGCTGGGCACCCCGGTGGAGTTCGCGCTGGACACCGTGGGCGAGAGTGCCCGGCTGCTGGCCGACGGACTGGGGAACGGCCACCTGCTGCTGCTCGAGAACGTCCGGTTCAACCCGGGCGAGACCGCCAAGGACGAGGCCGAGCGGGCCCACTTCGCCCGGGCACTGGCCCAGCTGACCGGCGGTGAGGACGACGGCGGAGCCTATATCGACGACGCCTTCGGAGCGGTGCACCGCGCGCACGCCTCGGTCTATGACGTGGCGCGGCTGCTGCCGCACTACTGCGGCG
The Jatrophihabitans sp. DNA segment above includes these coding regions:
- the gap gene encoding type I glyceraldehyde-3-phosphate dehydrogenase; translated protein: MAVKVGINGFGRIGRNILRTALGDAEIDFVAVNDITDTKTLAHLLKYDSVLGNLEDEVVATETGIRVGSDEFRVFSEKDPALIPWEEAGAEVVIESTGRFTNREDAAKHLRGTVKKVIISAPAKNEDITIVLGVNENSYDPAAHHVISNASCTTNCLAPMAKAIHDEFGIVKGLMTTIHAYTQDQNLQDAPHKDLRRARAATLSIIPTSTGAAKAIGLVLPELKGKLDGYAMRVPVPTGSVTDLTVTLSRETTVDEVKAAYKAAADGPLKGYLVYTEDPIVSADIVTDPASCIFDATLTKVIGDQVKVVGWYDNEWGYSNRLVDLIGYVGASL